Genomic segment of Malania oleifera isolate guangnan ecotype guangnan chromosome 7, ASM2987363v1, whole genome shotgun sequence:
ttaaagcttataaaaacttgtgttgtatatctatatgagtataagaatgtgtatatcagtgtattttcttagatgaaacgatggtttgaaaagtaaagcatgttataactaaacttatatggccacacactataaataatttattccttcttactgaaatgtctctcacccaatttatctaaattttttcaaGGAATAAAGACCGACCGGGTAATAGAgttccgtgatagtagggagctagaaccctgatatacatggtgagtttggactagggttgtattgttttttttttttttttggtatgagATAGTactgtgtatatgtgtatattgatactctaggtattgtattctgactgatatgtatatactatcttccgctgttaggttatataataaaataaccttttactcggtacccaatgcgggtcgggtcgtatgaataaTAGTAGGATTATTGACATGACCGATTGTGGGTGTTgtggatgatgtgtaattatttattattattgggaaaaaaattttgtacgaaaatcgaggcatcacaatccgggttctgataaaatataatacatgataatatactgtttaacgtaaatagattaaTAGCATTTCCggatttctgtaataacataaataaatacggccttgcgtcgaTTTCATTCAtaattgcggccttgcgccgaaaacatacataatccacggccttgcgccggctatcaatcacagttTTGTGCCGAATATATTATACATACTGATATGagtaaatgtattatttatcatgtattctgaaatcataatgtactgcattatcctGTTATTTCTTAAAATCATTGAAACATGCTTTATCTGTTCTGAAATAatattttctgacatttcataCCAAAAATATACattcctaacagcagtattttcccaaatgtacatTTCCtctataatactcatatataacacatgcattctgaacataaatctggtaataaataatagtaattttcatggaaaattattgttttagtttattcccttacctgattgcTGAAGAGCCCctacagtgtctagtcctacacccacagggttctttgttcaacaccctaaaaacaatacctccctaaacaaaacttcagtatttctttgagttctacatttcttacaactgtgggaaagccaaatattgagtaaaaagtcttaccttgaatttggaatgaaatccaagttaaccccactagcaatccactccaacagattttaagagaactctcccaggaatgtcgtggtagcttcggatcgtcaaaccggcaagaatccagcccgaaatcttagagagaagggaagagggacgaacaagagagagagagagagagagagaggagggtttgcgCGTGAGAATTCTACAaaaaaattcgagtttaggctatttatacttgcactcgttgacgagccacgtcacttcgtcggtgaagccacgaaggaagttcgttgacgaacatttattcctcgtcgatgaaattcaaagctgagaaatagcctctcggtatcttctcgtcgacgagacacgtccctgTCGACGATCCTAATAGgcctcttcgtcgatgaatgtgctgtgttcgtcgacgagacccctgttatatttcaaatttaattcctttgctctcctcctcctattattaaattacgataattattcgaGTCTCTACACCATTagcattttttaaattattattaacacttcacatttattttaatatattaaatgataattcacaaaatttccattttataggaaaaaaaatcctaatttaaaaAAAGttatcaattttaaaaaatagaatagTAATGATATTATTTGTGCGAATAATATCAATTTTTTAATTCTTATAAAATCACACAACACAACAGAAAAATAAGTTGAAGTGAAGTATTACGGATTGTTTGATAccattgtcaaaaattatgaaaatgaaaacaaaaaataaaatttataattagaaaaagaaactaaaaattagaaaccaaCCATGTATTTTGTTAATAGTtgtaaaactaaaacaaattaaaaatttaatcaaaaaaatgctcatttttcgTATTTAAATCtaataagattttaaaaatatgattgaaataataaaagtacaaaataaCACAAATTAAAAAGGCTATAATTAGTTAACTTAATTATTatgttttcaaattttactttataataacAATCTTATGTatatgataattgaaaaatagtaaaaaatatctTGTAATTAACTTctatcatttttaaattttctacaaaatttatatatttttttattttaattatatttaaattcatatgatacttttattttaattttaattaaaaagtgcATTTAAAAAAGATTTAATCTAAAAATATTATGGGTATTAGGttgataaaataattaaaaataataaattttgatttttaattcttataaataatttaaaattaataaaaaaataacaatataactaaatataattttataatctATTTATTCAGTCTATAGAAatcataataaaaaaaactaaacatgCCTTTATTTAACTATGacataaatttaaaagaagatTTATCTTTTAACCGTGAAAAATGGTCAAAATGGGTTCTAAGGGTGATCaatgtcctctctctctctctctctctctctctctccttcctctTGGAAAACCTGCGCTTTCTTGTTGTAGTGAAGTTCACAGTGAAAGACCCGATTGGGTTGGTGCGGCAGGAGAGGGAAGGTACCTTACCAAATGAACCTTGCACATTGAATTCCCTCAGCTTTTCATCTCTTCCAACTGTGAAATGTCGTCGGTCTGCAATCTGCATAGTCGTCCGGGTTCTTCTCACTTTCAGCTCAACTGCAGCATTTCCCCTTCTCTTCTCCTCCCATCACCCCCTTTTCTTTCGGATTTGAACGCTTCAACTTCATAGAGGTTAGCTGCCGCTGCTTCttcttcgttttttttttttttttttttttttgtgggttcTTCAAGCTATCATGGTCCTTGTGGTTTCCCTTTCGGATCCAATTCATATGTGCAAAAATCACATACTGAAGAGAGACCCATTCAGGGAAATGTCTTCCGCTGCTCTTTCCCAAATATTTCAACATTAATATCCTTAGCTAAAAAATTATTGTTGTTCTTTTATTTTGCCCAAATTTGAGAGGGAACTTTTGGGGCTTCTGTTTTGTTTCATCTCAACTCTCAAAGGTCACATTTTTGTAACTATTCGTGTTAGAAAACTATTGCAATGATATGGTTTTTGTGCTCTGAGGACTGAGGGTTTATTTTTTTCTCACATTTTGTTTCAAGAAAGGATAGTAGTAATCATAATAGTATTATGACAATAATAGTAACAACAAGAACACCCACCAACACTTTCAAGCTCAAAGTATCATATGATGTGCTGGAAACTATAAACAAATAAATAGATGAAACTGCAGTGTGTATCAGTATTCACAAAATAGGAAATTAGAACCAAGCAAAAAGCCAAAAAATTCTTCGCTTGATTTAACGCATCTTAAAATGTCTTCAACCTCAATTGACTTTATAGAACTAAATAAAGTCTGCAGCAACAGTTGGGAGTCTGCTTGTTTGAATATCCTGGTTGATTTTGGAGGACAGGGTTATCTATTGAAGATCAAAGTGAAATGAgagcttatttatttatttatttatttttatttggccAGAAGCTAACAGAGAACTGAGATGAATTACAAGAAATCAGAAGCTCTTTGGGAAAAGGGCATTGCTGAAAAGATGATTATCAGCAATGATTATGTAGGTGCGAGGGACAGGTTACTTAAAGCCCAGCAGCTTTACCCACAGCTTGATCACGTTGGTCCAATGCTCTTGGTATGTGAGATACTATCCGCTTCCCTAAACAAGTTACGAGGCTACAAGATCGATCACTACTGGGTTCTTCAGCTAGTACCCTCATCCACATTCCTTGAGGTTAACTGTCGATACCAGAAACTTCTTACCTTGCTGCTACCCCTCAAGAAAAAATTCCCTGGCACTGAATTGGCTTTAAAACTCTTACATGATGCATTCTCTGTGCTTTCAGACCAAAAAAAACGATTGGCATTTGATTCAAAGCGGAAGACTAGCTGGGAAGCTTATAAATCAGTGAACATTCGAGCATTCTGTCACAATATCCCGAATCAAGCAGCAATTGCTGTTCAAAGTTCTTCTTCTTCGAGTCAACCTCTGGATGGAAAGAAAAGACGTTTAGCAACAAAAGACTCTCCGGGGACTGTTGGAGAATTGAGACCCTCACCGCCAGCTACAGTTGAAGATCCAAGTTGCTCTTCTTCTGCTGTGAATTCCAAAGGGAGTGTGGAAGCGCATGGTGATATCCTTGCAGACAGTGTGAGTTTGCTAAAAGAGCAGCGTCCAATTGGTTCAGCTGGAAATTTATGTTCATCTTCAAGAGCAGTGGCTTGGAAGAAAATTGATCAAGATTTTTATGACTTCGAAATCAATAGAAAAGCTGAATTTTTGCAAGCTGGGCAGATCTGGGCTGTTCACTACTGGTCAAATGCACCTCAAAATCGTCGGTATGCACAAATCATCAGTTTTGAATCTGAAGCTTGTGTTGCATGGTTGAAACCGATTCCAGTTACTTCAGGAGAGAGAAAATGGTGTGATATGGGCTTGCCTGTTGCTTGTGGTTCCTTCTATCTTGATTCAGAAATAAGTGAGTGGTTGAGCTGGCCTTCAGTTTTCTCTCATAATTGCTCATGGATTTGTGGGGTGACAGAGGAACAGGTGGAGATTTACCCAAAGAGAGGTGAGGTTTGGGCACTATACAAGGACTGGGACATTGATGAATGGGCCTTTAACCCTCAAACTGTCGAAGGATGCAAATTTCTGATTGTTGAGATCCTATCAGACTTCTCAAAATATGTGGGTGCAGATTGTGCATGTTTGGTGAAGGTGGATGgtttcatgagcatatttcaaAGACAAACAGAGGACGGGCGTGCAGTCACTCTTCATATCCACCCAGACAATTTGTTCATGTTTTCTCACAATGTCCCAGCATACAGGTTTGCTGTTGGAGAAATTGATAATGTGGCTGAGGGCGCTTTTGAGCTTGACCAGTTGGCCGTGCCTCATGATACTATACAGTGTATGGATTCCCAAACGGTACTAAAGGAGGACATATCAACCTCTTTGCCTAGTTTTAGTTGCTCTGTTGAACGTGTTCCTTCTGTGCAACCATGCTTGGAAAGTGAGCCTTCAAAGCCTAAACAGTTACGGAATGATTTTTCCATAGGTCAGGTATGGGCTGTATACTCTGGAAATTCTCTGATGCCTCGGCAATATGCCCGGATAAATAGTGTGGTTTCAGAGAGACAAGTAGGTGTTACATTCTTAGAACCTCAACCTATTCTTGATTGTGAAATCAATTGGAAGAAGGAAAATATCCCTTTCGTGTGTGGAATATTTAAGGTTGGTGGAATTGATGTTAACCTGGACATATCACAATTTTCTCATTCAGTAAAATTTCAAAAGAGTGCAACTAATCCTTTGTACCGGATCTTTCCAATGAAAGGGGAGATATGGGCTATTTATAGGGATTGGCATAACAAGTGGAAGCATTCTGACTATGAAAACTGCCAATGCCAAGTCGTCGAAGTTCTTTCAGCATTGCTGGAAGATAATTCTGTGGCTGTTGCCAAGCTGGTGGAGGTGAAGGGTTGTGGTACGTTCTTTTACAGGCAACAATGTGATGGGTTCGAACTTGCTCGGACAGTTTCAAGAGAAGAGATGCTTAGCTTCTCTCATCAAATTCCAGCTTTCAGAGTTCCAGGAATTGGGAAATATGGAATCCCAGAATGCTCTTGGCATTTGGAACCAAAGGCCCTCCCTCTTTCCAAAGGAACCTAATTCCAGTATAAACTCAAATGCCAATGCACTTTGTTATGTCCACTGTATCTCAATTTTTCTGTCCTCTTTGACTCATTGCTGAGCTATGATTTTTGTTGCACAATATCGTATTAACGCGAGACAGCTTTTTCTTCATCATCCCCTTTTCCTCCTTCATATAGGCTATTCAGAGAAAGCAGCCATAGTGTTGTAACGGTAAATCACCTGTTAGGTACTTGGAAGATTGGAATGGAGAGTGCATTGGAACATCAGGGAGCTCCAGGTCTCTGCTTAATACTTTCTTGCTAGCATGACCCCGACCTATTGAAGCATTCCACGATGGCTAATTGCTTGCTTTGAAGCCACCCCACAAGTTTAATGTGGCAGAAAATGTGTAATTAGGGAGTTTTTAAGGACCCAAAGCAAATGCATTGTGGCTTTTAAAGCAGTGTATTTAACTCATGTAGACATTTTTTTCACTCAAGAATGTGCATCTGGGTTTGGCTGCAATGTTAAACAAGAAACACAATTTCGTTTGGCATATTTTCATGAGTACTTAACTAGATGTTTTGAGGAATTAGATGCCCTCTTAGAGTAGAATGTAGCTCCATCCATgagaatgaaaaagaaaaaaaaaaagtaagctaAGTTTTGTGACAATTAAAGGGttctaaaaaattcaaaattcatgtaAGATTCTCAGGATGAATAAAGCTAGGCCATTTAAGAATTTCAACTCACTCCCAGAAAATCCTAAGATTTATTGACGACAAAAATTAATTAACATCTACGTGATGGTAGAATATGAGGAGGAAACAGGTATCTCTTTGAAAGAATAGAATTTTGTTAAGTCAGTGAAGTCGCAACAACCATCCAAATATTTGATCTCAGCAAGTACAGCAAGCATTGGGGGAGAAATTATTGCAGTCCCATGCCAACTTCTTTGTTCAATCTTTAAATTTAAATCGCACAAAAATTTTACAACTAAATTATTGTCAATCCAAACCTAGTCATCTCACAGAGAACACCAAAATTTATAAAACAGATTAAGAAATTGTAAATACAAGGCCTTAAGAGGGACCACAAAATCCCTCAAATTTTGAACATGGAGTGAAAACCAATTATATCTATGACTGCTTAAATGGTGCTCATCGCCATAACCGACTTATGAAGcccttcttgtctttcttcattCTGTTATCAAGAGATGGGAACTCAACAAAATTATAGGCAAGGTCAAGAACAATTGGATTGCGTGGGATTTTTTGGAATGCTGGAGGGAAGGGTTCAATGTGTGGAGCAGCCTTTGCATTTGAATCACCAACTGCAGACTCGTACACGTCCAGTTTCTCAGTAAGGAATATATCCGGCTGTAAAAaattttcgaaaaaaaaaaaaaagtcaatcaAAAGAGCATGTTACACTCaccaacataaaaataaaaatgcagaAAACTTTAGTATGAATCCCAACATGGAAGTAACATGCTTCGGAAAGGCATTACCAATACTAAtcaaccaaaaaataaataaactattcaaTAGTTCATTCCAGTACGAGGATGCATCAATTGTAGCATTAAAGAAGCCCCCCACCTTTAATTCGGTGAAATCACTCCCTGAGTTTCTATATACAATAAAAGTGAGAATGAGGGAACAAGCAAGGTCATCAATGTAAAATCTTTTAGTTAGACAGGTGTATAATTTTGTGCTTATTGCatgttgggttttttttttttagtcacGAATTTTATTTGATCAAATAGAGTCCAATCTGGTGAGAGTATGTTTTCTCTTTCAGCTTAACTTTCTCTTCTCCTTTATCTTGCTTTGGCCCTCGGTTCATCACACCTAAATTAACTTTCTAAATTTACCAAAATttccaaaacaaaataaaaatcctGAATTCTGACTTTATAGGTATAATTGGGTTTTAATCAGTGATAGACAATGCTTTGGGTTCAAGTACGAAGCTGTAGGGAATTGCAATTCAAATAGGAGAGCTGGAGCACCAGCTCTGGACAAACAACCTGAATATGGGGACAGGCTGGTTTGGAGGGGGATTGACATATATAAAAGAACACTTTGTTGATTCTGGAAATCAGCAGGATTGTTCTCTGCCCATGGGCAGGAACTTTGAAATTCATAAAGAGCAGAACAATGTAGTGGTGGATGAAATTCGGGATCATGAGAAAGATTATTCACCTTTACCTATTTTAATTGCTGGGGTTGAATCTGATATATTTGGAGGGGTAGCTGAAGGGAGAGGGTGTGTGTTGGAACAGAGTGGGGATTAATATTTAATACTAAGTTACAAAGTTGCTGGTTCTCATAAAACTGGGCAGCAAAGTATTGATTTAATGCAGACTTCTACAGGAAGAGTCTTGTGGCTGAGGGGAATTGGTGATTTTTAGAGCCTCTATGGGACAGGAGGGGCAACGGTTGTTAAAGAGATTGGGTTGTAAGTTAGTGAGTCCTCTAGGTTAAGATTTGAAGGTTGTTGACTAGTGTTGCTAGTAATTCAATGATttgagaggttttttttttttttttgta
This window contains:
- the LOC131159799 gene encoding uncharacterized protein LOC131159799 codes for the protein MNYKKSEALWEKGIAEKMIISNDYVGARDRLLKAQQLYPQLDHVGPMLLVCEILSASLNKLRGYKIDHYWVLQLVPSSTFLEVNCRYQKLLTLLLPLKKKFPGTELALKLLHDAFSVLSDQKKRLAFDSKRKTSWEAYKSVNIRAFCHNIPNQAAIAVQSSSSSSQPLDGKKRRLATKDSPGTVGELRPSPPATVEDPSCSSSAVNSKGSVEAHGDILADSVSLLKEQRPIGSAGNLCSSSRAVAWKKIDQDFYDFEINRKAEFLQAGQIWAVHYWSNAPQNRRYAQIISFESEACVAWLKPIPVTSGERKWCDMGLPVACGSFYLDSEISEWLSWPSVFSHNCSWICGVTEEQVEIYPKRGEVWALYKDWDIDEWAFNPQTVEGCKFLIVEILSDFSKYVGADCACLVKVDGFMSIFQRQTEDGRAVTLHIHPDNLFMFSHNVPAYRFAVGEIDNVAEGAFELDQLAVPHDTIQCMDSQTVLKEDISTSLPSFSCSVERVPSVQPCLESEPSKPKQLRNDFSIGQVWAVYSGNSLMPRQYARINSVVSERQVGVTFLEPQPILDCEINWKKENIPFVCGIFKVGGIDVNLDISQFSHSVKFQKSATNPLYRIFPMKGEIWAIYRDWHNKWKHSDYENCQCQVVEVLSALLEDNSVAVAKLVEVKGCGTFFYRQQCDGFELARTVSREEMLSFSHQIPAFRVPGIGKYGIPECSWHLEPKALPLSKGT